The following proteins are encoded in a genomic region of Cervus elaphus chromosome 15, mCerEla1.1, whole genome shotgun sequence:
- the EMX2 gene encoding homeobox protein EMX2 isoform X1, translating into MFQPAPKRCFTIESLVAKDSPLPASRSEDPIRPAALSYANSSPINPFLNGFHSAAAAAAAGRGVYSNPDLVFAEAVSHPPNPAVPVHPVPPPHALAAHPLPSSHSPHPLFASQQRDPSTFYPWLIHRYRYLGHRFQGNDTSPESFLLHNALARKPKRIRTAFSPSQLLRLEHAFEKNHYVVGAERKQLAHSLSLTETQVKVWFQNRRTKFKRQKLEEEGSDSQQKKKGTHHINRWRIATKQASPEEIDVTSDD; encoded by the exons ATGTTCCAGCCGGCGCCCAAGCGCTGCTTCACCATCGAGTCGCTGGTGGCCAAGGACAGTCCCCTGCCCGCCTCGCGCTCCGAAGATCCCATCCGTCCCGCGGCGCTCAGCTACGCCAACTCCAGCCCCATAAACCCGTTCCTCAACGGCTTCCactcggccgccgccgccgccgccgccggcagGGGCGTCTACTCCAACCCGGACTTGGTGTTCGCCGAGGCGGTCTCGCACCCGCCAAACCCGGCCGTGCCCGTGCACCCGGTGCCGCCGCCGCACGCCCTGGCCGCCCACCCCCTGCCCTCTTCGCACTCGCCACACCCCCTCTTCGCCTCGCAGCAGCGGGACCCGTCCACCTTCTACCCCTGGCTCATCCATCGCTATCGATATCTGGGCCACCGCTTCCAAG GGAACGACACGAGCCCGGAGAGCTTCCTTTTGCACAACGCGCTGGCCCGAAAGCCGAAGCGGATCCGCACCGCCTTTTCCCCGTCCCAGCTTCTGAGGCTGGAACACGCCTTCGAGAAGAACCACTACGTGGTGGGCGCCGAGAGGAAGCAGTTGGCGCACAGCCTCAGCCTCACGGAAACTCAG GTAAAAGTATGGTTTCAGAACCGAAGGACGAAGTTCAAAAGGcagaagctggaggaggaagGCTCAGATtcgcaacaaaagaaaaaagggacGCACCATATTAACCGGTGGAGGATCGCCACTAAGCAGGCGAGTCCCGAGGAAATAGATGTGACCTCAGACGATTAA
- the EMX2 gene encoding homeobox protein EMX2 isoform X2, producing MFQPAPKRCFTIESLVAKDSPLPASRSEDPIRPAALSYANSSPINPFLNGFHSAAAAAAAGRGVYSNPDLVFAEAVSHPPNPAVPVHPVPPPHALAAHPLPSSHSPHPLFASQQRDPSTFYPWLIHRYRYLGHRFQGKSMVSEPKDEVQKAEAGGGRLRFATKEKRDAPY from the exons ATGTTCCAGCCGGCGCCCAAGCGCTGCTTCACCATCGAGTCGCTGGTGGCCAAGGACAGTCCCCTGCCCGCCTCGCGCTCCGAAGATCCCATCCGTCCCGCGGCGCTCAGCTACGCCAACTCCAGCCCCATAAACCCGTTCCTCAACGGCTTCCactcggccgccgccgccgccgccgccggcagGGGCGTCTACTCCAACCCGGACTTGGTGTTCGCCGAGGCGGTCTCGCACCCGCCAAACCCGGCCGTGCCCGTGCACCCGGTGCCGCCGCCGCACGCCCTGGCCGCCCACCCCCTGCCCTCTTCGCACTCGCCACACCCCCTCTTCGCCTCGCAGCAGCGGGACCCGTCCACCTTCTACCCCTGGCTCATCCATCGCTATCGATATCTGGGCCACCGCTTCCAAG GTAAAAGTATGGTTTCAGAACCGAAGGACGAAGTTCAAAAGGcagaagctggaggaggaagGCTCAGATtcgcaacaaaagaaaaaagggacGCACCATATTAA